The genomic window TGCATTCCATCGCCGGCCAATTATCGGGCGGTAAGCTCTCGGACCGCAGACCGTTCCGCACGCCGCACCATTCCGCCACCATGGCGGCGCTGATCGGCGGTGGGTTGCGCGCCAGACCGGGTGAGGCCTCGCTTGCCCATCACGGCGTCCTGTTTCTGGATGAATTCCCGGAATTTTCGCCGCAGGTGCTGGATGCGCTGCGCCAGCCGCTGGAAACCGGCGAATGTATCATCGCAAGGGCCAATCATCGCGTCAGCTATCCCGCAGAAATCCAACTTGTTGCGGCCATGAACCCTTGCCGCTGTGGCATGGCAGGAGAGCCGGGCTTCACCTGTGCCAGAGGTACGCGTTGTGTGACTGATTATCAGGCCCGCATTTCCGGTCCGCTGCTGGATCGCATCGATATTCGCATCGACGTTCCCGCCGTTTCCGCTACCGATCTCATCCGACCCGTCGTATCCGAGCCGAGTGCAGTGGTTGCCGCCCGTGTCGCCCAGGCGCGACTTGCGCAGCAGGAGCGCTATGCGGCGGCGGGGTTCCCGTCCCTCCGCACCAATGCCCGCTGCACAACGGCGCTTATCGAAAAATATGCCGAACCGGATGCATCCGGGCTGCAATTGCTGCGCGACGCCGCCGAGCGGCTGAAGTTTTCCGCACGCGGTTATCATCGCATTCTCAAGGTTGCCCGCACGCTCGCCGATCTGGACGGCAAGCAGACGGTTGGCCGTATTCATGTGGCGGAAGCCGTGTCCTACCGGATCGCGGGGGAAAGGTTGACGGCCGCGGCCTAGAGGCTTGCCCTTCGGGTCTTACCCGCAAAAAGCGATGTGCCGCCAGCGGGGCGGGCGGCACATCGGGATATCGGTTAATTGGGCGCAACCGCGCCGCGCTCGACAAAGTAACTTAAAGCCCAAGTCCTTCGAAAAGCGCGGTCGAAAGATAGCGTTCCGCGAAGGAGGGAATAATGACGACGATGTTCTTGCCGGCATTTTCCTCACGCGCGCCAACCTTGATGGCCGCCGCCAGTGCCGCACCCGAGGAGATGCCGACCGGCACGCCTTCGAGCCGTGCCGCCAGACGCGCGATTTCAAACGCCTCGTCATTGGTCACGGTGACGATCTCGTCATAGACACCGGTGT from Agrobacterium tumefaciens includes these protein-coding regions:
- a CDS encoding YifB family Mg chelatase-like AAA ATPase; its protein translation is MVARVNTVAFQGIEGVPVEVQVMVAPGKIGIQIVGLPDKAVAESRERVQAALHASGLALPAKKVTVNLAPADLPKEGSHFDLPIALGLMAALGAIPAEALSQYVVLGELNLDGTIGMVSGALPAAIGANALGKGLICPAESGPEAAWAGAGIDILAPRSLIALANHFRGTQLLSRPSPAIRANPVNLPDLSDIKGQESARRALEVAAAGGHNLLMVGPPGSGKSMLASRLPSILPPLGVAELLEVSMVHSIAGQLSGGKLSDRRPFRTPHHSATMAALIGGGLRARPGEASLAHHGVLFLDEFPEFSPQVLDALRQPLETGECIIARANHRVSYPAEIQLVAAMNPCRCGMAGEPGFTCARGTRCVTDYQARISGPLLDRIDIRIDVPAVSATDLIRPVVSEPSAVVAARVAQARLAQQERYAAAGFPSLRTNARCTTALIEKYAEPDASGLQLLRDAAERLKFSARGYHRILKVARTLADLDGKQTVGRIHVAEAVSYRIAGERLTAAA